A stretch of DNA from Leptotrichia sp. oral taxon 215 str. W9775:
CAGATTAGGCAGCACATCGGAAAAAGTCTTAAAGGCAGAATTACCATCTTCTGCCTCATATATGTCATTTATTTTATATTTTTCAAAATCAATGAAGGTTTTTATTCCTCTTCTTATTATAGGTTCATCATCAACTATTAGAATGCTGTACATCTATTTAACAGCTCCCTTAATTTGAGCAGCATTCATATGTCCCTGAGATGTACTTATAATATTTAAATTACTGTCAAGAATAATATTTGAAGGATATCCCAGGATTTTTGCCCTTTTTATGACAGTTCCCTTTTCATCTAGAAGAACTGTGATATTTTTGTAGTTAAGCCCTTTATACCATTGAATAAATTTATCAGTTGGTTTCTCCCCTTTAAGACCAGGAGAAACAATAGTTATAACTGTAAAATTTTTGTTTTTGTCTGCACTTAAAGAATTTATTTCATTTAAGCCGGAAAGACATATTGGACACCATGAAGCCCATACTTTAATATATACCTTTTTTCCTTTGTATTTGTCAAGGGAAACAGGTTTATTATTTATATCTTTTAACTGAACTCCCTGAAGATTACCATTTCCAAAGGCAGTTATACTGAAACCTAACATGATTGCAATTATGGCAATTAATTTTTTCATAAAAATACACCCTTTCTTTGTTATATTATTAATTATTTCAATATTTGATGAGACAGTTAAAATTTTCCAAGAATAAGCATAATTCCCATGAAAATAATAAGAAATCCACCAAAGATTTTAAAATATTCTGTATATTTATTCAGTACACGTACTTTTTTCAGTAATTCCTGAGAGAAAAAGGAAAAAAGTACAAATGGAGTTGAAAGTCCTAAAACGTAAATAAACATCATTAATCCTCCATATATTGCAGAACCTTCATTTCCAGCTAAAGTAAGTACCGAAGCAAGTATAGGACCTATACACGGAGTCCATCCCAGGCTGAATGTCAGCCCTAGAAGAAAAGCCTGTAGTGAAGAGTTTTTCCCTATAAGATTAAATTTTAAAGATTTATTTTTTTCCAGAAAATTAAATTTTAGTATGCCTGTCTGATGAAATCCAAGTATTATTACAATAATACCTGCTATAATTTTTATAGTTTTATTGAAAAATATTCCTGTAAGCAGGCTGAAGCTGAAACCTATACTTACAAAAGTAAGTGAAAGCCCTAATATAAAGAGAAATGTATTAAGTATAGTTTTCTTTCCTTTGCTTAGTATTCCCAAATATACAGGAACGATTGGAAGTATGCATGGAGAGAGGAAACTTGCCACTCCTCCAAGAAAAACACTTCCTATTAAAAGGTGCTGATTAGTCATTATTTTTCTCCTCTTCTTTTATTTAACTAAATTTATCAAATATCCATAATTTTCCTTTTCCATATCCTTTAAAGGAATAAATCTTATGGATGCACTGTTTATACAATATCTAAGTCCACCCTTGTCTTTAGGTCCATCGTCGAAAACATGACCAAGGTGAGCTTTTCCACTTCGGCTTAGAACTTCTGTCCTGATCATATTGAAACTTGTATCATTTTCGTAAGTGACAACATCTTTTACAATAGGTTTTGTAAAGCTTGGCCATCCACAACCTGAATCATATTTATCTTTTGAAGAAAATAAAGGTTCTCCTGTTGTAATATCCACATATATTCCTGGTTCATGATTATCCCAGTATTCATTTGTAAATGAATGTTCAGTGTTTTTTTTCTGTGTAACGCTGTACTGTAATGGAGTCAGACGTTTTTTCAGTTCTTCATCACTTGGTTTCGGATAGTCTTTAGGATCTATGATAACTTCATCAGCCATATCAAGATTTATATGGCAGTATCCGTTTGGATTTTTTTTCAGATAGTCCTGATGATAGTCCTCAGCAAGAATGTAATTTTTAAGAGGTTCAACTTCCACCTGAATTTTATCTGTATATTTTTTCTGCTGTTCTGAAATTTCCTGCAGGATAATTTCCCTGTCCTTGGGATTTGTGTAGTAAATTCCTGTACGGTACTGTCTTCCCCTGTCATTTCCCTGCTGGTTTACACTAGTGGGGTCTATTACCTGAAAGTAATATTTGAGCAGCCTGCTAAGTGAAATTTTATTTGAATCGTATTTTACATGGACAGTTTCTGCGTGGTCGGTTGAAGCAACGATATTATAGCTGGTTTTATCAGTTTTACCATTTGCATAGCCGACTGTGGCATCCTTAACTCCAGATATCCTTTCCATATATGCTTCAATTCCCCAGAAACATCCTCCTGCANNNNNNNNNNNNNNNNNNNNNNNNNNNNNNNNNNNNNNNNNNNNNNNNNNNNNNNNNNNNNNNNNNNNNNNNNNNNNNNNNNNNNNNNNNNNNNNNNNNNATGCTTCAATTCCCCAGAAACATCCTCCTGCAAGGTATATTTCCTTAATGTTTTCCTTTGCTCCTGATTGCATTGACATTTCCTTTTCTGTTTTGTTTTCGGATTTTATTTTTTTTACAGTATTTCCATTTTTACTGAGCAATATGACAGAAAATACTGTTAAAGATAAAATCAGAAATAATAATAAACCTTTGTATTTCATAATATCGCCTCCTGAATTTATATTAAAGGATTTTTGTACTTACAAAGATATTATACCCCGAAATAATACAAAAAGAAATAGAATATTATAATATTTTTCTATAATTTTATAAGAAAAGGAAAAAATTTGCAGATAAATTCGAAGTTAGAATTTTGAATAAAAAAAGCTGTCTAAAAAAAATTTGAAAAATGATGTAAAACTATATTTATGAATTATTTATAATTTCACAATTCAAAACAGAAAATGAATTTAGAAAAAGTCAACAACCTGATTTTCAGGTGAATTTTGACTTTTTCTTTATGAATGACTGTTTTGTATAAGTGAAATTTTAGTAAATGAATAAATATAATTTTCATATTTTTAAAATTTTTAGACAGCTTTTTTTATTCAATATTGAAAAGGCTATTTATTTAAAGTATTAGAATTTTTCTCCAAGTTCTTTTTCAAGTAATGGAATCAGATATCCATAATTTTCCTTTTCCATGTCCTTTAAAGGTATAAATCTTAGTGCAGCACTGTTTATACAGTATCTAAGTCCACCCTTGTCAATAGGTCCGTCAGGAAAAACGTGTCCAAGGTGGGCATTACCGCTTCTGCTCAAAACTTCAGTTCTGACTCTGCTAAGGCTTGTATCCTCTGCATAGTTTACAACTTCCTTTTGGATAGGCTTTGTAAAGCTTGGCCATCCACAACCTGAATTATATTTGTTTGTGGAGAGGAATAAAGGTTCTCCTGTTGTAATATCCACATATANNNNNNNNNNNNNNNNNNNNNNNNNNNNNNNNNNNNNNNNNNNNNNNNNNNNNNNNNNNNNNNNNNNNNNNNNNNNNNNNNNNNNNNNNNNNNNNNNNNNATAAAGGTTCTCCTGTTGTAATATCCACATATATACCTTTTTCTTCATTATCCCAGTATTCATTTTCAAAAGGATGTTCAGTGTATTTGTTTTGAGTTACATTATACTGAAGGTTGGATAATTTGCTTTTCAGCTCATCATCGTCAGGTTTTACATATTCTTCAGGGTCAATAAGGAAGGTATTGACAGCATTAAGGTTTATATGACAGTATCCTCCGGGATTTTTATCCAGATAGTCCTGATGATATTCTTCAGCAGGAATGAAGTTTTTCAGTGGTTCCACTTCCACCTGAATTTTATCTTCATATTTTTTCTGCTCTTCTGCAATTTCCTGAAGAATAGTTTCCAGGTCTTTAGAATCTGTATAATAAATTCCTGTACGATATTGTCTTCCCCTGTCATTTCCCTGTTTATTTATACTTGTCGGATCTATTACCTGAAAATAGAATTTCAGTAATTTTTTCAGTGAAAGTTTATCAGCGTCATATTTTATATGTACAGTTTCTGCATGGTCTGTACTGTGCAGTTCCCTGTAAGTTGTATTTTCTGTTTTTCCGTTTGCATATCCTGCAGTTGTTTCAATAACACCGTAAATTTTTTTGGCATATGCTTCAATTCCCCAGAAACATCCTCCTGCAAGATAAATTTCCTTTATGTTTTTTGTAGTTGAATTTTCCATTTTACTTTCCTTTCTGTTTCTCTTTTCAGATTATTGAGATTTTAAAGCTTCAGCCAGTATTCTGTAAGAAGTTTCAAGCTGATTTATTTCTGACATGTAACTTACAGCCATTATTTCATCAGGCTGATATTTACTATTTATTTCATCCCATTTTTTTGCTATCGCTTCTTTTGTTCCCATCAGATTTATTCCCATTTTTGACTGCAGGAATATTTTTTCTGCTGAAGTCAGTTTATCTGAAAAGTTTTCATCAGGTAAGGGATAAAGCCCTTTTTCTCCTCTAGTCAGATTAAGCATTGCCTGCTGAGTGGCAGTATAGAGCCTTTCAGCTTCTTCATTGGAATCTGCACCATGAGCGAGAACTCCAAGAATGACATAAGGTTTTTCCAAATATTTTGAAGGGACAAAGCTATCCCTGTAAATTTTTATTGCTTCTTCTGCGGCATCCGGAGAAAAATGGCCTGCAAAGGAATAGGGCAATCCAAGTTCTCCCGAAACAGAAGCGGAGTGTATGGAGCTTCCAAGCATGAAAATAGGTACATTTGTATTTATTCCCGGATAAGCTGAAACAATTCCCTGTTCTTCTTCGCTTCCCATAAATCTCTGAATATCTTTAATAGCTTCCACAAATTTACTTGTTCTTACATATTGAGTTCTGTAAATGAGTGCTGCCGTATCAGAATCAGTTCCAGGAGCACGCCCTATACCAAGATCAACTCTTCCTGGATAAAGAGTTTCAAGAGTTCCGTATGTTTCCGATACCTGCAGTGCAGTATGGTTAGGCAGCATTACTCCTCCTGCTCCTACCCTTATTTTTTCAGAGTTTGCAAGTAAATGCTGTATAATTAGGGCTGTAGCAGAACTTAATACTCCTTTGAAATTATGATGTTCAGCCACCCAGTAACGGTGATAGCCTAATTTTTCCACTATTTTAATAAGTTCTGTAGCTCTGTTTATTGCATCAATATCAGTATCATTCTGGAATTTTGGAACCAGATTTAATACAGAAAATTTTACATTTTTATTTTCAGGCATTTTATTCCTCCTTATTATATTTGTATATAAAAATATAATACTACTTTTAAAAAGGATTGTCAACAGTATATAAAAATATAATTTTAAATTTTATTTTGAAAGTTCTTTTACTGCATTTTCCAGCTGTTTTAAAGCTTTTTCAAGCACTGAGCGTGGACAGGCAGTGTTTATTCTCATGAAACCTTCTAAATCTTTCTGGAAGGATCTTCCCGGATTAAGCCCCAGTTTTGCCTTTTTCAGCATAAACTCTTCAAGTTCAGCCTGATTGAATCCAAAATCTTTACACAGCTGTCTGCAGTCAACCCATACAAGATATGTTGCCTGCGGGATATTTGGCTTAATTTGTGGAATGTTGTCCTTACAGTAATTGTAGACAAACATGATATTATCCTCAAGATATTTCTTCAGCTGGCCAAGATATTCTTCCCCTTCTGTATATGCAGCAATTGTTGCAACCAGATTGAAAGGATTGTTTCTATGTACTTCCAGATCCTTCCAGAATTTATCAAATTTACTTTTTTCTTCAAGATTGTTAAAAACAATAGTTGCACATTGAAGTCCTGCCACATTGAAGGCTTTTCCTGTGGAAGTACATGTAATAGTATTTTTTCTTATTTCTTCTGACACGCTTGCCATTGGAATATGTTTATTGTCCCATAAAGTCAGGTCTGCATGAATTTCATCTGAAATAACAGGCACGTTGTATTTAACGCATAAATCTCCAATTGCTTTCAGTTCGTCATAAGTCCATACATGTCCAATTGGATTTTGCGGATTACAGAAAATAAGAAGTTTTGGCTGTTCCTTCAGCTTTTCTTCAAGATCCTTCAAATCAAGGGAATATTCCCCATTATTTTCAATGAATTTATTTTCAATGACAACTCTTTCATTATCAAGGTTGATGTCATAAAACTCGGAATACACAGGTGTCTGAATAAGAATTTTATCCCCTTTTTCAGAAAACT
This window harbors:
- the msrB gene encoding peptide-methionine (R)-S-oxide reductase MsrB, translating into AGGCFWGIEAYMERISGVKDATVGYANGKTDKTSYNIVASTDHAETVHVKYDSNKISLSRLLKYYFQVIDPTSVNQQGNDRGRQYRTGIYYTNPKDREIILQEISEQQKKYTDKIQVEVEPLKNYILAEDYHQDYLKKNPNGYCHINLDMADEVIIDPKDYPKPSDEELKKRLTPLQYSVTQKKNTEHSFTNEYWDNHEPGIYVDITTGEPLFSSKDKYDSGCGWPSFTKPIVKDVVTYENDTSFNMIRTEVLSRSGKAHLGHVFDDGPKDKGGLRYCINSASIRFIPLKDMEKENYGYLINLVK
- the msrA gene encoding peptide-methionine (S)-S-oxide reductase MsrA, producing MENSTTKNIKEIYLAGGCFWGIEAYAKKIYGVIETTAGYANGKTENTTYRELHSTDHAETVHIKYDADKLSLKKLLKFYFQVIDPTSINKQGNDRGRQYRTGIYYTDSKDLETILQEIAEEQKKYEDKIQVEVEPLKNFIPAEEYHQDYLDKNPGGYCHINLNAVNTFLIDPEEYVKPDDDELKSKLSNLQYNVTQNKYTEHPFENEYWDNEEKGIYVDITTGEPL
- a CDS encoding redoxin family protein, giving the protein MKKLIAIIAIMLGFSITAFGNGNLQGVQLKDINNKPVSLDKYKGKKVYIKVWASWCPICLSGLNEINSLSADKNKNFTVITIVSPGLKGEKPTDKFIQWYKGLNYKNITVLLDEKGTVIKRAKILGYPSNIILDSNLNIISTSQGHMNAAQIKGAVK
- a CDS encoding LLM class flavin-dependent oxidoreductase, with protein sequence MPENKNVKFSVLNLVPKFQNDTDIDAINRATELIKIVEKLGYHRYWVAEHHNFKGVLSSATALIIQHLLANSEKIRVGAGGVMLPNHTALQVSETYGTLETLYPGRVDLGIGRAPGTDSDTAALIYRTQYVRTSKFVEAIKDIQRFMGSEEEQGIVSAYPGINTNVPIFMLGSSIHSASVSGELGLPYSFAGHFSPDAAEEAIKIYRDSFVPSKYLEKPYVILGVLAHGADSNEEAERLYTATQQAMLNLTRGEKGLYPLPDENFSDKLTSAEKIFLQSKMGINLMGTKEAIAKKWDEINSKYQPDEIMAVSYMSEINQLETSYRILAEALKSQ
- a CDS encoding cytochrome c biogenesis protein CcdA, translated to MTNQHLLIGSVFLGGVASFLSPCILPIVPVYLGILSKGKKTILNTFLFILGLSLTFVSIGFSFSLLTGIFFNKTIKIIAGIIVIILGFHQTGILKFNFLEKNKSLKFNLIGKNSSLQAFLLGLTFSLGWTPCIGPILASVLTLAGNEGSAIYGGLMMFIYVLGLSTPFVLFSFFSQELLKKVRVLNKYTEYFKIFGGFLIIFMGIMLILGKF
- the msrB gene encoding peptide-methionine (R)-S-oxide reductase MsrB; its protein translation is YVDITTGEPLFLSTNKYNSGCGWPSFTKPIQKEVVNYAEDTSLSRVRTEVLSRSGNAHLGHVFPDGPIDKGGLRYCINSAALRFIPLKDMEKENYGYLIPLLEKELGEKF
- a CDS encoding MalY/PatB family protein → MKYNFDEIIDRKNNHSTKYNELIKKFGVDDVIPLWIADMDFKTAEPVINAVKSKAEHGIFGYVYRPDEYFESFINWQKKRFGWEPKKELLSFSIGIVPALGALVRQFSEKGDKILIQTPVYSEFYDINLDNERVVIENKFIENNGEYSLDLKDLEEKLKEQPKLLIFCNPQNPIGHVWTYDELKAIGDLCVKYNVPVISDEIHADLTLWDNKHIPMASVSEEIRKNTITCTSTGKAFNVAGLQCATIVFNNLEEKSKFDKFWKDLEVHRNNPFNLVATIAAYTEGEEYLGQLKKYLEDNIMFVYNYCKDNIPQIKPNIPQATYLVWVDCRQLCKDFGFNQAELEEFMLKKAKLGLNPGRSFQKDLEGFMRINTACPRSVLEKALKQLENAVKELSK